The following are encoded together in the Pseudomonas sp. IB20 genome:
- the rpmH gene encoding 50S ribosomal protein L34 — protein MKRTFQPSTIKRARTHGFRARMATKNGR, from the coding sequence ATGAAACGTACTTTCCAACCAAGCACCATCAAACGCGCCCGTACTCACGGCTTCCGTGCTCGCATGGCTACCAAGAACGGCCG